The Bos indicus x Bos taurus breed Angus x Brahman F1 hybrid chromosome 15, Bos_hybrid_MaternalHap_v2.0, whole genome shotgun sequence genome includes a window with the following:
- the EIF3F gene encoding eukaryotic translation initiation factor 3 subunit F, whose product MALLMFSNSLPSAPRSFSLDKMATPAVPASAPPATPSEAPAAASSPASAPVPAPAPASASAPAPSPAPAAAPSPAPASSSDPAAAAATTAAPGQTPASAPAPAQTPAQSLSGPALPGPFPGGRVVRLHPVILASIVDSYERRNEGAARVIGTLLGTVDKHSVEVTNCFSVPHNESEDEVAVDMEFAKNMYELHKKVSPNELILGWYATGHDITEHSVLIHEYYSREAPNPIHLTVDTSLQNGRMSIKAYVSTLMGVPGRTMGVMFTPLTVKYTYYDTERIGVDLIMKTCFSPNRVIGLSSDLQQVGGASARIQDALSTVLQYAEDVLSGKVSADNTVGRFLMSLVNQVPKIVPEDFETMLNSNINDLLMVTYLANLTQSQIALNEKLVNL is encoded by the exons ATGGCGCTCCTAATGTTCTCCAACTCGCTCCCTTCCGCTCCTCGCTCCTTCTCTCTCGACAAGATGGCCACACCGGCAGTACCGGCGAGCGCGCCTCCCGCCACCCCATCCGAAGCCCCAGCTGCGGCCTCATCTCCGGCCTCGGCCCCGGTcccggccccagccccagcctcagcCTCGGCCCCGGCTCCATCGCCGGCTCCGGCTGCAGCTCCATCGCCGGCTCCCGCGTCATCCTCAGACCCGGCAGCAGCAGCGGCTACGACCGCGGCTCCGGGCCAGACCCCGGCCTCAGCGCCAGCCCCAGCGCAGACCCCCGCACAGTCTCTGTCAGGCCCTGCTCTCCCAGGCCCCTTCCCCGGCGGCCGCGTGGTCCGGCTGCACCCGGTCATTTTGGCCTCCATCGTGGACAGCTACGAGCGACGCAACGAGGGAGCTGCCCGAGTTATCGGGACCCTGCTGG GAACCGTTGACAAGCACTCAGTGGAAGTCACCAATTGCTTTTCAGTGCCACACAATGAGTCAGAAGATGAG GTGGCTGTTGACATGGAGTTTGCTAAGAACATGTATGAGTTGCACAAGAAAGTCTCTCCAAACGAGCTCATCCTGGGCTG GTACGCTACAGGCCATGACATCACGGAGCACTCAGTGCTGATCCATGAGTACTATAGCCGAGAAGCCCCCAACCCCATTCACCTCACGGTGGACACCAGCCTCCAGAACGGCCGCATGAGCATCAAGGCCTACGTCAG CACTTTAATGGGTGTTCCTGGCAGGACCATGGGGGTGATGTTCACCCCTCTGACAGTGAAATACACATATTACGACACTGAACGCATTGGAG TTGACCTGATCATGAAGACCTGTTTTAGCCCCAACCGGGTGATCGGCCTCTCCAGTGACTTGCAGCAAGTGGGCGGGGCTTCCGCGCGCATCCAGGACGCCCTCAGCACAGTGCTGCAGTATGCGGAGGACGTGCTG TCTGGAAAGGTGTCAGCCGACAATACCGTGGGCcgcttcttgatgagtctggttaacCAAGTACCCAAAATAGTTCCCGAGGACTTCGAGACCATGCTCAACAGCAACATCAAC GACCTGTTGATGGTGACCTATCTGGCCAACCTCACACAGTCACAAATTGCCCTCAATGAGAAGCTTGTGAACCTGTGA